From a region of the Paenibacillus sp. FSL R10-2734 genome:
- a CDS encoding DUF4367 domain-containing protein codes for MRRTIWVLAIIMSVALVMTGCGKKDAASVVKDLNNVADKLESKQGTYQASGVMTLFTGEQPQEYKVEVWYKNPSYYRISLANVQKDITQIVLRNDEGVFVLTPSMNKSFRFQSDWPDNQGQVYLYQTLVRGIVSDNNRQFVEEGDNYVFEVAANYQSNALVRQKIWLDKKTYEPKQVQVSDSEAKVVVDVKFDAFKFDTDFTKDSFDMQKNMTTGAASESTVAEVDENGNPVVVPEGQEQEGQPVAAELGDFGIIEPGYVPAGVELKDSHKLEGNKDHAVLIRYDGVYQYTIMEARPLDRAVALAPGTLIDLGFTAGVLSGDEQQTLTWMSEGIEYRITSANLPVNEMMQIAASMEAQSGK; via the coding sequence ATGCGCCGGACAATATGGGTACTCGCGATCATTATGAGCGTGGCCCTGGTGATGACGGGGTGCGGGAAGAAGGATGCCGCTTCCGTAGTCAAGGATTTGAACAATGTGGCCGACAAGTTGGAGAGTAAGCAGGGAACGTACCAAGCTTCAGGCGTTATGACCCTGTTCACCGGTGAGCAGCCGCAGGAGTATAAGGTAGAGGTATGGTACAAGAACCCTTCTTACTACCGGATCAGCTTGGCCAATGTTCAGAAGGATATTACGCAGATCGTGCTTCGTAATGATGAGGGAGTGTTCGTACTCACACCAAGTATGAATAAGAGCTTCCGCTTCCAGAGTGATTGGCCGGACAATCAAGGTCAGGTTTATTTGTACCAGACGCTAGTTCGGGGCATCGTCTCTGATAACAATCGTCAATTTGTGGAAGAAGGAGATAACTATGTGTTCGAGGTAGCTGCGAATTATCAAAGCAATGCTCTTGTGCGGCAGAAGATTTGGCTGGATAAAAAGACTTATGAGCCTAAACAGGTTCAAGTCTCAGATTCTGAAGCTAAGGTAGTTGTGGATGTGAAGTTTGACGCCTTTAAATTCGATACAGATTTCACTAAAGATTCTTTTGATATGCAAAAGAATATGACCACAGGTGCTGCTTCAGAAAGCACAGTAGCTGAGGTTGACGAAAATGGGAATCCGGTTGTAGTTCCGGAGGGCCAGGAGCAGGAAGGGCAACCAGTCGCTGCTGAGCTTGGTGACTTTGGTATTATTGAACCGGGTTATGTTCCGGCAGGTGTGGAGCTGAAGGACTCCCATAAATTGGAGGGCAACAAGGATCATGCCGTTCTCATCCGGTATGATGGGGTTTATCAGTACACCATTATGGAAGCCCGACCATTGGACCGCGCAGTAGCATTGGCTCCTGGAACGCTAATAGATCTTGGGTTTACCGCAGGAGTTCTAAGCGGTGATGAGCAGCAGACATTGACCTGGATGTCTGAGGGTATAGAGTACAGAATTACAAGTGCTAATCTTCCTGTTAACGAAATGATGCAAATTGCCGCTTCTATGGAGGCACAATCGGGTAAATAA
- a CDS encoding helix-turn-helix transcriptional regulator: MKQMTIRAELADYLKKHGTTINQFAEVSKVNSGTISNIINGNRPIAMQQLDRITEGMGLEEGSYYDLYVDECFVHSNPNWRRLRPFLYRCAELNKLECIARVVGIMMDSLSYTPSLFDTAEDFFVQGKHKAAAMLYQSVAESEKYQHSERLALCQYRLFTIALGEDQDANLRAAVQFEGFVNRLDEVDQLDALKDLANTYSALRHWDKVMAMAKEMGNKATIQYHSKYERTRKSRLQKETEIPLFSYIQYSYVLRSVVYRELGNYDRALHYVNLYMDMSWIREDTEEALQLMNQCMEWARANIYLLRILKGDVTVLSEYVAYIEQREEEILSGLFKILQVANHYQFNVDDILLRFEQKISDCRDHQLEIRSYHQQIFEDRYTNLMAEIAFYYMKRNKYEISIKYVMDSLEYSVKINSESGIIKCVGMFEQLRHTASLETQKEYQSLISKVQRINENKRYCTLL; this comes from the coding sequence ATGAAGCAGATGACCATTCGTGCAGAACTGGCGGACTATCTCAAGAAGCATGGGACAACGATCAATCAGTTCGCAGAGGTGTCTAAAGTAAATTCAGGCACGATCAGTAATATCATCAATGGGAATCGTCCAATAGCCATGCAGCAATTAGATCGGATCACAGAAGGTATGGGATTAGAAGAAGGCAGCTACTATGATTTGTATGTGGATGAGTGTTTTGTACACTCCAATCCGAATTGGAGACGCCTTCGGCCATTTCTATATCGCTGTGCAGAGCTAAACAAGCTGGAATGTATTGCACGGGTAGTTGGAATTATGATGGACAGCTTATCTTATACGCCTTCATTATTTGATACTGCAGAAGATTTTTTTGTGCAAGGGAAGCATAAAGCAGCAGCGATGTTATATCAGAGTGTGGCTGAGAGTGAGAAGTATCAGCATTCAGAGCGGTTAGCCCTTTGCCAATACAGGCTATTCACGATCGCCTTGGGCGAGGATCAGGATGCTAATTTACGAGCAGCTGTCCAATTTGAAGGATTTGTTAATCGGCTTGACGAGGTGGACCAGCTTGATGCGCTGAAAGATTTGGCGAATACATATAGTGCTTTGCGGCACTGGGATAAGGTAATGGCAATGGCTAAGGAAATGGGGAATAAAGCAACGATTCAATATCATTCCAAATACGAACGTACCAGAAAAAGTAGGCTTCAAAAGGAAACTGAAATACCACTATTCTCATATATTCAATACTCCTATGTGTTACGTTCAGTAGTTTATAGAGAGCTTGGAAATTATGATAGAGCTTTACATTATGTTAATCTCTACATGGATATGAGCTGGATTCGTGAAGACACGGAGGAAGCTCTGCAGCTTATGAATCAATGCATGGAGTGGGCACGGGCTAATATTTACTTGCTGCGAATTTTAAAAGGGGATGTAACGGTGCTATCGGAATATGTGGCATACATTGAACAAAGAGAGGAAGAAATTCTCTCAGGTCTGTTCAAAATCCTTCAGGTGGCTAACCACTATCAATTTAACGTGGATGATATCCTTCTGCGGTTTGAGCAAAAAATATCAGATTGCAGAGATCATCAATTAGAAATTAGATCCTATCATCAACAAATTTTTGAAGATAGATATACTAACTTAATGGCTGAGATCGCATTCTATTATATGAAAAGGAATAAATATGAGATTAGTATAAAGTATGTAATGGATAGTTTGGAATATTCAGTAAAGATAAATAGCGAATCAGGTATTATAAAGTGTGTTGGAATGTTCGAACAGCTTCGACATACTGCATCCTTAGAAACGCAAAAGGAATACCAAAGTTTAATCAGTAAGGTGCAGAGAATCAACGAAAATAAAAGGTACTGCACATTATTGTAA
- a CDS encoding aspartyl-phosphate phosphatase Spo0E family protein codes for MNNPEIIQKRIEGARAKLYLMERQHGGLLHPNVIRQSMKLDELINQYNKAIHSDNES; via the coding sequence ATGAATAACCCAGAAATTATCCAAAAGAGAATAGAGGGTGCTAGAGCCAAACTTTATTTGATGGAAAGGCAACACGGAGGATTGTTACATCCAAATGTGATCAGACAGTCCATGAAGTTGGATGAATTAATCAATCAGTACAATAAGGCCATACATAGTGATAACGAGAGTTGA